From Streptomyces fungicidicus, one genomic window encodes:
- a CDS encoding DUF6668 family protein translates to MGTGMREGPEIWIRGPVAAPETAPPEPAHARATARRFSWVGLHGGAGVSTLAAVYGGHDSGRAWPGPADPRSVLLVARTHAAGLDAVVPVVDLFRRGETPEGLDLDAVVLVADAPGRLPRPLAQRVRLVESVIDVYRVPWVNEWRLGDLGGRPPRETESLARLTGAAR, encoded by the coding sequence ATGGGCACAGGCATGCGAGAGGGACCGGAGATCTGGATACGGGGACCGGTGGCGGCGCCGGAGACGGCCCCGCCGGAGCCCGCCCACGCCCGGGCGACGGCCCGGCGCTTCTCCTGGGTCGGCCTGCACGGCGGCGCGGGCGTCTCCACGCTCGCCGCGGTCTACGGCGGTCATGACAGCGGACGCGCCTGGCCCGGCCCCGCCGATCCGCGGTCGGTGCTGCTGGTCGCCCGGACCCACGCGGCCGGGCTGGACGCGGTGGTCCCGGTGGTGGACCTGTTCCGGCGCGGCGAGACACCCGAGGGGCTGGACCTCGACGCCGTCGTCCTGGTGGCGGACGCCCCCGGGCGGCTGCCCCGTCCGCTCGCCCAGCGGGTCCGGCTCGTCGAATCGGTGATCGACGTGTACCGCGTGCCGTGGGTGAACGAGTGGCGGCTGGGCGACCTGGGCGGCCGGCCGCCCCGCGAGACGGAGTCCCTGGCCCGGCTGACGGGCGCGGCACGCTGA
- the ctaD gene encoding aa3-type cytochrome oxidase subunit I, producing the protein MEGRRRSPGRAVVAMLTTTDHKRIGTLYLVTSFVFFCVGGLMALLMRAELARPGLQIVSNEQFNQAFTMHGTVMLFMFATPVFSGFANWIMPLQIGAPDVAFPRLNMFAYWLFLFGSLIALGGFLTPDGAADFGWTAYTPLSDTVRSPGSGSDLWIMGLAMQGFGTILGAVNFITTIICMRAPGMTMFRMPIFTWNVLLTSVLVLLAFPVLAAALFALEFDRRFGARIFDPSNGGALLWQHLFWFFGHPEVYILALPFFGIISEIIPVFSRKPMFGYMGLIGATIAIAGLSVTVWAHHMYATGGVLLPFFSFMTFLIAIPTGVKFFNWIGTMWKGSISFETPMLWTMGFLVTFLFGGLTGVILASPPLDFHVTDSYFVVAHFHYVVFGTVVFAMFAGFHFWWPKFTGTMLDERLGKITFWTLFTGFHGTFLVQHWLGTEGMPRRYADYLAADGFTALNTVSTIASFLLGLSMLPFFYNVWKTARYGEPVGVDDPWGWGRSLEWATSSPPPRHNFIALPQVRSESPAFDLHHPGIAARER; encoded by the coding sequence ATGGAAGGGCGGCGCCGCTCGCCGGGCCGGGCCGTGGTGGCGATGCTGACCACGACCGACCACAAGCGGATCGGCACCCTCTATCTGGTCACCTCGTTCGTGTTCTTCTGCGTCGGCGGGCTGATGGCCCTGCTGATGCGCGCCGAACTGGCCCGGCCGGGACTGCAGATCGTGTCGAACGAGCAGTTCAACCAGGCCTTCACCATGCACGGCACCGTGATGCTGTTCATGTTCGCGACGCCGGTCTTCTCCGGTTTCGCCAACTGGATCATGCCGCTGCAGATCGGCGCGCCCGACGTGGCGTTCCCCCGGCTGAACATGTTCGCCTACTGGCTCTTCCTGTTCGGCTCGCTGATCGCGCTGGGCGGTTTCCTCACCCCGGACGGGGCCGCCGACTTCGGCTGGACCGCCTACACCCCGCTGTCCGACACCGTCCGCTCGCCGGGCAGCGGCAGCGACCTGTGGATCATGGGTCTGGCGATGCAGGGCTTCGGCACCATCCTGGGCGCGGTCAACTTCATCACCACGATCATCTGTATGCGCGCGCCCGGTATGACGATGTTCCGGATGCCGATCTTCACCTGGAACGTGCTGCTCACCAGCGTGCTGGTCCTGCTGGCCTTCCCGGTGCTGGCCGCCGCACTGTTCGCGCTGGAGTTCGACCGGAGGTTCGGGGCCCGGATCTTCGATCCGTCGAACGGCGGGGCGCTGCTGTGGCAGCACCTGTTCTGGTTCTTCGGCCACCCCGAGGTGTACATCCTGGCGCTGCCGTTCTTCGGCATCATCAGCGAGATCATCCCGGTCTTCTCCCGCAAGCCGATGTTCGGCTACATGGGCCTGATCGGCGCGACCATCGCCATCGCCGGTCTGTCGGTGACGGTGTGGGCGCACCACATGTACGCCACCGGCGGGGTGCTGCTGCCGTTCTTCTCCTTCATGACCTTCCTCATCGCGATCCCCACCGGAGTGAAGTTCTTCAACTGGATCGGCACCATGTGGAAGGGGTCCATCAGTTTCGAGACCCCGATGCTGTGGACCATGGGCTTCCTGGTCACCTTCCTGTTCGGAGGGCTGACCGGCGTCATCCTCGCCTCACCGCCGCTGGACTTCCACGTCACGGACTCGTACTTCGTGGTCGCCCACTTCCACTACGTCGTCTTCGGCACGGTCGTCTTCGCCATGTTCGCCGGATTCCACTTCTGGTGGCCGAAGTTCACCGGCACGATGCTCGACGAGCGGCTGGGCAAGATCACCTTCTGGACGCTGTTCACCGGCTTCCACGGCACTTTCCTGGTCCAGCACTGGCTGGGCACGGAGGGCATGCCGCGCCGCTACGCCGACTACCTCGCGGCCGACGGCTTCACCGCCCTGAACACCGTCTCCACGATCGCCTCGTTCCTGCTCGGCCTGTCGATGCTGCCGTTCTTCTACAACGTCTGGAAGACCGCCAGGTACGGCGAGCCGGTCGGCGTCGACGACCCCTGGGGCTGGGGGCGCTCCCTGGAATGGGCGACCTCCAGCCCGCCGCCGCGGCACAACTTCATCGCCCTGCCGCAGGTCCGCAGCGAGTCCCCCGCATTCGACCTGCACCACCCCGGGATCGCCGCCCGCGAACGTTGA